TGCACGGGCGGGTGCACGTGCCCGCCCTTCACCAATCTGTGATGCGCCATTGCTCCCCTTTGCTGATTGCGCCCGTTAAGCTGTCAGAAAACACCACGGCGGACCCAATTCATGTCAAAATCTCGTAAAGCGACCCAGCGCCGCAAGGCAAAACAGGCCGCAGCCCCCGCACCCAAAACGCGTCGTTCGTTCTTGGCGATGACCCCTTACATCATTGGCGGGATCATCGTCGCCGGTGGCATCGGATATATGGGGATCAGCACCGTCAGGGCCGATTTGGCAGAACAGGACCTAAGCGATATCGGCAATGGTATCCCGACGATTGTACAGGTCCACGATCCGGCCTGTGGGTCGTGTATCATTCTGGAAAAAGAAACACGTGCGGCGTTTTCGGACATCGACGAAGATGATTTGGCATACCGCATTGCCAGCCTGACCTCTGATGTCGGCAGTGAATTTGCAGCAAAACATACCGCAGGTTTCGCGACTTTGTTGTTCTTCGACGCGGACGGCGTTTTGACCGATCGGATACATGGCGAAACCGACCGCGCGGTACTGAAGACCGCGTTTCAGACGCATATCGAAGAAAATAGCTAAAAAAATTTCCAAGCTCGCCAAGGATTGACCATTCGCATCCGTCCTATAACCGTGATGCGTATGACAACTAGCGACGAAGACTTGGCTTTAGCGGCCGCAAATGGGGACGGACAGGCGTTTGCGAGCCTGCTCGACCGTCATTACGACCGCCTGTTTGCCTATTGTTTTCGCATGACCGGACAGCGGTCCGAGGCAGAGGATCTGACGCAAGACATCTGTGCCGCCCTGCCCGCCAAATTGGCCAGCTATCAACGCAGGGCCAAGGTCACGACATGGCTATATAAGGTCGCGATGAATGCGGCCCACGACCGGCGGCGCAAACAGGCGACCTATGCCAAGGCAAGCGACGGCTGGGGCGATTGGGAAACCGCCCGCACGGCGGCCAATGTTGATGCGGCAGAGCAAATCGACTGGCTGACCCAAGCAATGCGCCAACTGGTGCCCGACCTGCGCGACACGCTAGCCCTCGTGCTCGACGACATGACCCACGGGCAGGCGTCCGAGATTATGGGCGTGTCGGAAGGCACGATCAGCTGGCGCATATCAGAAGCCAAAAAGGCGCTCAAAGCATTGAAAGAAAAGGAGGACGCCGCATGACTGACGATCTAGACGACCTCAAGTCCATGATGACGACGCCTAAGCCTGATCCGACCAAACGGGCCGCTGATTTGGCGTTAGCGCAAAAAAATTTCGAAAGCCTCCAAGGATCACGCGATGCGACGCGTCCTACCCCTGTAACCGGCCTGAATGGCCTCTGGACAGGAGTAACGACTATGCTTTCATCAATGACATCCAAGGGCGGGCTGACCGCGACAACCGCGATTGTGGCCTGCGGGTTCTTGTTTTTGACGCCTACAGGGCAGGACATGTGGCGCACAGATGTGAAGGGGCTGACAAGCAACGAACACCTGATCGACCCACTGCCAGAAGACATCGGGACGGTCGACGTTCCTACACCTGAGCTTGATAAAGCGCTAGCTGAAGCGCCCGAGAATTTCACGACGCCCGCGCCAGCGGACCAGCAAGACTTCGATTTCGAAGTCGATGACAGTGTCTTAGCCGCAGCACCAGAGGCACGCGGGCGGGTGATTGACGCCCCCTTCGCAATGGATACTGTCGACGAAGCCCCCGTAGCGTCGCTTGCCGCACCAACCGTCAGGTCAAATGCGGTTAGAATAGCCACCGAGGAATCGTTCGTAACAGGCGGCCCCGAAATGGCCCCAGTTCTTGCGCCTGATACGGAAACCTTCGCCAACGCAGCTGTAAACCCGCTGAAGGTCACGTCCGAAGACCCCGTTTCGACCTTTTCCATCGATGTGGATACGGCGTCCTACGCACTGGTCCGCAATACCATCATGCGCGGCCAGCTGCCTCTCCCGGATTCAGTACGTGTCGAGGAAATGATCAACTATTTCCCTTACGACTACCTCGCCCCCGAAGCAGGCGGCGATCCGTTCGAACCAACCGTCAGCGTCATGCCAACGCCGTGGAACGTGGACACGCAGTTGGTACACATCGCGCTGCAAGGCGAAATGCCGGTTGTTGACGCGCGCCCGCCGCTGAACCTTGTGTTCCTCATCGACACATCCGGTTCAATGGCAGACGCGTCAAAGCTGCCGCTACTCAAGCAATCGTTCATGTTGATGCTCGACCAACTGCGCCCCGAAGACGAAGTGGCAATTGTCGAATATGCAGGCTCTGCTGGACAGGTGCTTGCGCCCACGCCCGCTGGCGAACGCGCCAAAATTCGCGCGGCTTTGAATGGTCTCGGCGCAGGCGGTTCAACCAATGGTCAAGGCGGGCTGGAACAGGCCTATACCGTGGCTGAAAGCATGGCAAAGGATGGTGAGGTCAGCCGTGTGTTGCTTGCCACCGATGGCGATTTCAACGTCGGCCTCAGCGATCCGTCTGGATTGGAGAACTACATCGCCAAGAAACGGGACACCGGCACGTTCCTGTCTGTTTTGGGCTTTGGTCGTGGCAATCTGAACGATCAGACGATGCAAACGCTTGCGCAAAACGGCAACGGCACGGCGGCCTATATCGACACGCTATCCGAGGCGCAAAAAGTGTTGGTCGATCAATTGACTGGGGCTTTGTTCCCGATTGCCAGCGACGTGAAAGTGCAGGTCGAATTTGACCCGACACAGATCGCCGAATACCGCCTCATCGGGTACGAAACGCGCGCATTGAACCGAGAGGATTTCAACAACGACAAGGTCGACGCAGGTGATTTGGGCGCGGGCCATACGGTGACGGCACTGTACGAAGTCACACCTGTCGGCAGCGCCGCCCGCATGACTGATCCGCTGCGTTACGGTGCGGCGCAGGTGGTCGAACCGCGCGACGAAATTGGATTTCTGAAACTGCGCTACAAAGAACCGGGTGCAGAGACATCGCAACTGATCGAAACGCCCATTCTACGCGACGCCGACGCGGGCGAAGAAGCGTCATTTGCGGCAGCAATTGCAGGTTTTGGCCAGATTTTACGTGGGTCAAATTCCTTGGGCGCATGGTCCATGGGCGACGCAATCGCACTGGCATCCGAAAGCAAAGGTGCCGATGAATACGGATACCGCGCAGAAGCGATCCAACTGATGCGCCTCGCACAAAGCCTTGGCGCGGAGTAACGGAAAACTAGGGGCTTGGCTTGGTTAACTAAGCCAAGCCAGACTGCTGCCAGTCAGCCCGTCAGGCGTATATTCGCCTGATATCCATCCCTTGTAGCCGTCTTTTTTGATTTGCTTCACAAAGGCCGCCATATCGATATCACCAGCTTCATCGGGGCTTTTGCGCCCCGGTGATTGGGCAAGCTGGACGTGGGTCACATGGTCTTTCACCTGTGCCCAGACAGACATCAGATCGCCATGGATTTGCTGAACGTGACAGGTGTCGAATTGCAACCCAAGCTGCGGCACATTGACTTCTTTCACGATTTCAACCGCTTGAATGCAGTCGTTCAGGAAATATCCGGGAACAAGCGATCCAGCCATCGGTTCAATCGTCAGGCTTTGATCAGGCGCAAATTCCGCAGCCCAGCGCAGGTTTGCGACAAAGGTTTCCAGCGCATCGGGACCTGATGCGACCCCCGCCATAATATGGATATGTTTTGCACCAAGCGCCTTCGCATACCGATGTGTTCGACGAAAATCTTGTTGAAACCGCGGACGACGCGTCGGCACAGCCGCGAAACCACGATCACCGCCGGTATAATTTGGCGGCGGGCATGTGATCATTGCAAGCGACAATTCGTTGCGCCCCAACATATCCAGCATTTCAGGCACGGGATGATCGTAAGGGAACAGAACTTCGACCGCGTCAAATCCGGCCGACCGCGCCGCGCCAAACCGTTCCAAGAACGGGAACTCTGGAAACAACGTCGACAGATTGGCGCAGTATTTTGCCATTCGCTGGCCCCCTCATACAACCTTAAGCGGCATTAAGGGCGAAACCTGCTAGAAAATGCAACTCTTTATATGCGGGTCCGTACTTTAGCTTAATTCTGCGGCGGGGATGATTGGAAAGAACACATCATGCGACCGCACACCGAACCAGATCACGCCATCGACAAGGTCTTCTTCGCCCAGATCAACAAGCCGATAGAACGATTTCCTGTCGATCAGCGCCTCCAGATTGGCGCGGATCAATACGTAGGGCGACGGCTCACCCGTTTCAGGGTCACGCACCACCCGGATCGGATGATCCGGACCTGCCACAACTTCATCGCCCACGTTGGTCAGGAAATGTAAACCTGTGTCCGTCTTATCGAAATCGATGGCCACAAATGGAGCGTCATCCACCGTGATCCCGACTTTTTCAACAGGCGTGACGAGAAAATAATCATCCCCATCCCGCCGGATAATCGTCGAAAACAGGTTCACCAGCTCTTTACGACCAATGGGGGTGCCCATGTAGAACCACGTCCCATCGCGCGCGATCCGCATATCGATGTCACCACAGAACGGAGGGTTCCACAAATGGACCGGCGGTAGCCCCTTTTTGCCTTCTTTTGCTGCCGCACGCGCCGAAGATGCGAGACTTTCCGCCGAAGGGGTCACGATGATTTGTTCTGGGGTGCTTTTTGCCATTGGGGTTCTTTGGGTTATCTGCTGTTATACCCTTGATATAGCAAGCCCCGAGGAAAAGTCATGACCAATGCCACCGATCTAGTTGCAGATATCGAAACCCTTGGCGGTAAGCTGGCAGATGCACGCGCCTCTATCGCGAAACGTTTTATCGGGCAGGACACTGTGGTTGATCTGACATTAACCGCGCTGATCTGCGGCGGACATGCGGTCTTGGTCGGCCTGCCTGGCCTCGGCAAAACTCGACTTGTCGATACGCTGTCCACCGTGATGGGCCTGAATGGGAACCGCATCCAGTTTACGCCTGACCTGATGCCAGCCGATATCTTGGGGTCCGAGGTGTTGGATCAAGCCGCCGATGGCACCCGTGCGTTCCGGTTCATCGAAGGGCCAGTGTTCTGCCAGCTTCTGATGGCCGACGAAATCAACCGCGCGTCGCCGCGGACCCAGTCCGCACTCTTGCAGGCGATGCAGGAAAAAGAGGTCACCATCGCAGGCGAACACCGTCCCCTTGGAACGCCCTTCCATGTGCTCGCGACCCAAAACCCGATTGAACAAGAAGGCACCTATCCTTTGCCCGAAGCCCAACTTGACCGCTTCCTCGTGCAAATCGACGTGCCGTATCCGGACCGCGACGCCGAACGTGATATCCTACTAGCAACGACAGGCACCGCCGACGAAGCCGTCAACGCCGTGTTCAGCGCCCAAGAATTGCTTGATGCGCAGACCTTGCTGCGCCGGATGCCTGTGGGCGAAAATATCGTTGAAATGATTCTCGATCTGGTGCGGTCATGTCGCCCTGACGCCGATGCGCCCGACATCATCCGTCAAAACGTCGGCTGGGGTCCGGGGCCACGTGCAGCACAGGCCTTGATGCTGACCGTGCGGGCATCCGCCTTGCTCGATGGACGCCTAGCGCCTTCTGCAGAAGACGTGCGCCGCATGGCGATTCCCGTGCTGGAACACCGCATGGCGCTGACATTCGCAGCGCGTGCGCGCGGCGAAACGATCCAGAACGTCATCAATACAGCCGCCACATTGATCACAAAGGTTGAGGCGGCAGCGTGATCACACCACTCGCCCTCCGGTCCGAGGCGGAAAGCCTTTCCAGCGCCCTACCGCCGCTTTTGGCAGAGGCGGAACAGCTGGCTGCGACCGTTCTGCTGGGCGATCACGGACGCAGACGGGCGGGCACTGGCGACACGTTTTGGCAATACCGGCCCGCGCAGGACACGGACGAGGCCCGTAGCATCGACTGGCGGCGGTCCGCGCGATCCGACACAAATTTTGTGCAGGATAAAGAATGGCAGATCGCACAATCGATTTTGCTGTGGGTCGATCAAACTGCGGCGATGTCGTTTACCTCTGACAAGAACCTCGCCAGCAAAGGACACCGCGCACGCACCATCGCACTTGCGACCGCGATTTTGCTAATCCGAGGCGGCGAACGTGTCGGGCTGACAGGACTGCGGTTGCCGCCCAAGCGCGGCGAACAGCAACTGGCGCAGATGGCCGCATTGTTGACCGAAGACAGCGATAAAGATTTTGGCGCACCCGAAGCGCAAGGCATGTTGCCCCATTCACGTGCCCTGTTCATCAGCGATTTTCTCGGCGACATCGAACCCACCCGCGACGCTTTGCTCAAAGCGGCTGATCGCGGCGTGCGCGGCGCGCTATTGCAAATCCTTGACCCTCAGGAAGAAGCGTTCCCCTTTGATGGCCGGACCATTTTCCAATCCATGTCGGGCACGATGCAGCACGAAACGTTGAAAGCAGGCGATTTGAAATCCCGCTATCTTGATCGACTGGCCCAGCGCAAAGAAGACCTGCAATCGCTCGCGCGTCTGACCGGCTGGCAGTTCCAGACGCACCACACCAATACGGCCCCCAATACGGCCTTGATGTGGATTTACGGCGCGTTGGAGCGGCACATATGACCCGACCGCCCCTTCTTTTGGTCTTAAATATCTCGGGGTTTGGGGCAGCGCCCCAACAGGCTCCGTCAGGAGACTTCGTAGCATGATGACTATTGGCCCACTCGCGTTTACAACGCCTTGGCTGCTTCTTGGACTGCTGGCCTTGCCGATATTGTGGCTGGTTCTCAGAGCGGTCCCGCCCGCACCGATCAAACGCCGTTTTCCGGGCGTCGCGCTGTTGTTGGGGCTGCAAGACACCGAAAGCCAATCGGACCGGACGCCGTGGTGGTTGCTTTTGCTGCGCCTTCTGGCCGTCGCTGCTGTGATCATCGGCTTTGCAGGTCCCGTCCTGAACCCGCAGACAAAGGCGACCGGCACAGGTCCACTGCTGATCATCGCAGATGGCACATGGGCTGACGCCCGCGATTGGCCTGCCCGCGTGGACCGGATGGATGCGCTTTTGGCCGAAGCCGCCCGTCAAGGTCGCACCGCCGCCGTCACGACACTGACTAGCCTTTCTGCGGATGGCGTGACATTTCAGGCGGCCGATGTCGTGGCACAAACGCTGCCCAATCTGACACCCGCCCCGTGGGAACCGCAATCAGACACACTGACCGACTTTGCCGCGACATTTGACGGCGGTTTTGAAACCTACTGGCTGTCGGACGGGTTGGCGCGGGACAATCGCGCTGATCTGCTTGACGCCCTCGAAGCCCAAGGTGCAGTTACTGTTTTCCAATCACCACGCCAGATCTACGGCGTCCGCCCGCCACGGTTGAACGATGGCGAAATCATCGTTTCTGCCACGCGCACGCCCGTAGGCCAGCCCGCGACGACCGACTTGACCGCCATCGGCTTTGATCCATCTGGCGTAGAACGGCAGCTGGCAACCGTGCCGCTGGACTTCGCCGCCGGTGAAGCCGTCGCAGAAACCGCGCTCGCCCTGCCGCCTGAATTGCGCAACCGCGTCACCCGTTTTGAGATCACAGGCGCACGGTCCGCAGCGGCGGTCAGCCTGACAGATGACAGCCTGAAACGCCGCGAAGTCGCCCTGATCGCCGGGCGCGACGACCGCGAAGGGCTGGAACTGTTGTCCCCCCTTTATTACCTGCGCGAAGCGTTGGAGCCGACCGCAGACCTGATCGACGGGACCTTGGACGATATTCTATTGGCCAATCCGGACGTTATTGTTCTGGCTGATGTCGCCACGCTCGCAGGCACTGAATCGGCAGATGTTTTGCAATGGGTTGAAAACGGCGGGTTGCTGTTGCGCTTCGCAGGCCCCCGCCTTGCCGCATCCGACACAGGCCGCGCCGAACAAGACCCCTTACTGCCGGTCCGCCTGCGGTCGGGTGGTCGCAGTGTGGGCGGGGCTATGTCGTGGGGCGAACCCAAAGCGCTGGCACCGTTCAGTGAGACATCCCCTTTCTTCGGCCTGCCCGTACCCGATGACGTCACTGTCACCGCACAG
The Rhodobacteraceae bacterium S2214 genome window above contains:
- a CDS encoding DUF1285 domain-containing protein; this encodes MAKSTPEQIIVTPSAESLASSARAAAKEGKKGLPPVHLWNPPFCGDIDMRIARDGTWFYMGTPIGRKELVNLFSTIIRRDGDDYFLVTPVEKVGITVDDAPFVAIDFDKTDTGLHFLTNVGDEVVAGPDHPIRVVRDPETGEPSPYVLIRANLEALIDRKSFYRLVDLGEEDLVDGVIWFGVRSHDVFFPIIPAAELS
- a CDS encoding TIM barrel protein — its product is MAKYCANLSTLFPEFPFLERFGAARSAGFDAVEVLFPYDHPVPEMLDMLGRNELSLAMITCPPPNYTGGDRGFAAVPTRRPRFQQDFRRTHRYAKALGAKHIHIMAGVASGPDALETFVANLRWAAEFAPDQSLTIEPMAGSLVPGYFLNDCIQAVEIVKEVNVPQLGLQFDTCHVQQIHGDLMSVWAQVKDHVTHVQLAQSPGRKSPDEAGDIDMAAFVKQIKKDGYKGWISGEYTPDGLTGSSLAWLS
- a CDS encoding VWA domain-containing protein — protein: MTDDLDDLKSMMTTPKPDPTKRAADLALAQKNFESLQGSRDATRPTPVTGLNGLWTGVTTMLSSMTSKGGLTATTAIVACGFLFLTPTGQDMWRTDVKGLTSNEHLIDPLPEDIGTVDVPTPELDKALAEAPENFTTPAPADQQDFDFEVDDSVLAAAPEARGRVIDAPFAMDTVDEAPVASLAAPTVRSNAVRIATEESFVTGGPEMAPVLAPDTETFANAAVNPLKVTSEDPVSTFSIDVDTASYALVRNTIMRGQLPLPDSVRVEEMINYFPYDYLAPEAGGDPFEPTVSVMPTPWNVDTQLVHIALQGEMPVVDARPPLNLVFLIDTSGSMADASKLPLLKQSFMLMLDQLRPEDEVAIVEYAGSAGQVLAPTPAGERAKIRAALNGLGAGGSTNGQGGLEQAYTVAESMAKDGEVSRVLLATDGDFNVGLSDPSGLENYIAKKRDTGTFLSVLGFGRGNLNDQTMQTLAQNGNGTAAYIDTLSEAQKVLVDQLTGALFPIASDVKVQVEFDPTQIAEYRLIGYETRALNREDFNNDKVDAGDLGAGHTVTALYEVTPVGSAARMTDPLRYGAAQVVEPRDEIGFLKLRYKEPGAETSQLIETPILRDADAGEEASFAAAIAGFGQILRGSNSLGAWSMGDAIALASESKGADEYGYRAEAIQLMRLAQSLGAE
- a CDS encoding MoxR family ATPase, with protein sequence MTNATDLVADIETLGGKLADARASIAKRFIGQDTVVDLTLTALICGGHAVLVGLPGLGKTRLVDTLSTVMGLNGNRIQFTPDLMPADILGSEVLDQAADGTRAFRFIEGPVFCQLLMADEINRASPRTQSALLQAMQEKEVTIAGEHRPLGTPFHVLATQNPIEQEGTYPLPEAQLDRFLVQIDVPYPDRDAERDILLATTGTADEAVNAVFSAQELLDAQTLLRRMPVGENIVEMILDLVRSCRPDADAPDIIRQNVGWGPGPRAAQALMLTVRASALLDGRLAPSAEDVRRMAIPVLEHRMALTFAARARGETIQNVINTAATLITKVEAAA
- a CDS encoding DUF58 domain-containing protein, which produces MITPLALRSEAESLSSALPPLLAEAEQLAATVLLGDHGRRRAGTGDTFWQYRPAQDTDEARSIDWRRSARSDTNFVQDKEWQIAQSILLWVDQTAAMSFTSDKNLASKGHRARTIALATAILLIRGGERVGLTGLRLPPKRGEQQLAQMAALLTEDSDKDFGAPEAQGMLPHSRALFISDFLGDIEPTRDALLKAADRGVRGALLQILDPQEEAFPFDGRTIFQSMSGTMQHETLKAGDLKSRYLDRLAQRKEDLQSLARLTGWQFQTHHTNTAPNTALMWIYGALERHI
- a CDS encoding RNA polymerase sigma factor gives rise to the protein MTTSDEDLALAAANGDGQAFASLLDRHYDRLFAYCFRMTGQRSEAEDLTQDICAALPAKLASYQRRAKVTTWLYKVAMNAAHDRRRKQATYAKASDGWGDWETARTAANVDAAEQIDWLTQAMRQLVPDLRDTLALVLDDMTHGQASEIMGVSEGTISWRISEAKKALKALKEKEDAA